In the Pseudoalteromonas sp. A25 genome, GCAATTTCATCGACAGTTCGCTGCACTTCAAATTTTTCATGTAATACATTTAATATTTGTTTTACCGTTTTATTAGTTTGTACGACTTCACTATTTATGTTGCTCGAAACAAGCATATTCTGTTGCAATATTTCCTGTAGCTTTTCAAGTTCCTTTGTATCGTGTAACAATAGCTGTCTCATTTGGTTTAACACATGCAATACATCTTTGTCGGTTTTACAGTGTTTAAATACATCTTGGTGTAATTTATCTAACCTCTTTTTTATATCACTTCCTTGCTGTAAAGAACTAAGAAGTTGCGCATCTAAGTCTTCGTTAGTCGTTCCACCTTCATTTTTTAATGCTAATATAGTTTGCACCAAAGTGAAAAATTCATAAATATCCATTAGTTATCCTTATTTTTTATATTTATCTATTTTATATATACTTTGTGTCTTTGCGATAATAAGTGGATATACTCAATCATTAAAGTAACAGAGGTCTTTCCAAACAGCTTAAGCACATCATTTTGATACTTTTTTATTATGTAATGTTGTGTAACATAGCTCGACTCGAAAGCAATATAACGCATAATCGTCATCTTTTTGGCTTTATGGCGAATAGTCAGTCCCCACAACAGAACAAAACAATGAAAAGCTGATCTCTAGAAGCCCTCGCAGGGTCTTTAAGCATTACGCTAAAAACATATGATATGTAAGAATCAATTTGCTTATTCTCGAAGCATCAAATATAAAACCAATTGGTAAATTCACCTACATTAGTCTTTATCAAATTTATCGTTCTGCCGTTCTTAACCCCCCTTTCGAGGCAATACTATAACAGTAACGCTGATTGCCACTTGCAAACTCTCTGGCGATATCACTAGAGCTAAGCACCCTGTGGTGCAATGCGACTTCACCAATAGCTCCTTGAAATAGACCCGTATGATAAGAGGAACGACTGCCAATACGAAGCGGCATATCATTCTCTAACGTACCACGATGAGCCCTTGGATCATGGCGACAGGTTTGTTCACCATCGATGAAAAAACTAATTCCATTGGGTTCATCACGATCTACTACTACCCCTACATGATGCCAAAGACCATCAGCTATATTTTTTTGAGCATAATATGTTGTACATGAAGCTCCAGGTTTCTCGCAATACCAACCACCATTGCCATCTGCAAGCTGAAAGCCTAGTCTTCCTTCATCAACAAACAATACGTAGCCCTGTACTGTATCTGAAAAATTTTCATAACGTTTATCAACTATCACACGCTGCCCTAAGGCTTCAGTTCGAATCCACGCTGTAAGCGAAAAATCACCTAATGCAATATCTAAAGCGTCATCATCTGCAATCTCAACGTAATCATCATAGCCGTCTAAGCAAAAAGCTAAGTCGTCTACATTTTTTGTTAAACGAATAACTTCCTGCTTATCCATGAAGACTTGTGCAGTAATATGTGTATTTTTATTATTTACTATAGAATAAACCGCAATACTAGACGCAGCCATAAGTACACAACTTGTTAACACTATCCACGTAAAGCGAGTTACACTTACCGCATTTGGCTTTTTGCTCCATTTTAGCGGTGTATTAATATAGTACCCCTTTCCTCTTTGTGTTGTGATGTAACAATTATTCTCATCCTGACCAAGCGCCAAGCGCAGCATAAAAACACGTTGTTTTACATTCTCCTCCCCCGTCACCGTATCTTTCCATACAAGCTCAAGTAATTGCTCGTTTTGCAAAGGCATTGGCGCGTGTTCAAGCAATACTGTAAGTAACCGAAAAGACAATTCTGGTAACTTAATGTCTACTCCAGATTTAAACACGGCACGTTTTTTAAAACAAACATACAGATCTTTAAATCTAACTCCTTGATATTCATCGATTGAAATTCTAATCGCATTCAGTTTTTTTTGCTGAAACACTTCCTTCACCTCCAGACGAACTTAAGCTGGGTAAAATAGATTTTTACTTATTATTTACCCATTCAAACAACAACATCAACAAGTTAATTTCATTTTTACCATTAATTTACTTAATTTAACTAGTCATATTGAATCACCTAGCAGCAAACTCTCCTCTGTACCGTTAAAGCGGTACACATTATGAGATTGATCTCTGTGTTAGTAGTCATTTAAGGAAACAACATTATGAATATGAAACAAGCTCGCCATGCCGCAGTTTTGGGTGCAGCGTTAAGTATAACAAGCGCACAAGTCGCCGCGTTTGAACAATTGGTAGAACAGCAACCAAGTAGTGTCATTGAGCAAGACGCTGATTACGAAAAAAATAAAAATTTAACTGGCTGGGGTTGGAACCAAAAACTCAATGCAAATACAAACAACTCAGATAGCAACATTGATAATACGCAGCAAAAAGATCTACCTAAAATAGAAAATATTGAACCTATAGAAAGATTCTTATTTGAACATGATACTGTTGCAGAGCTAGCACTCATACTCAATGTCAAAAAAAATGTTCCTAATCAGAAGTTTAATATACTAGTCAATCAAGATGGTAATGGCTGGCAACTTGCCAAAACTGTATATACAGGTGGCGAGGTTATACTTGAAGACGTGACAGTTTCGGACCAAGCAGAAGTCGCAGTGCAACCATGCTTAAATGATGATTCAGTTAACTGCAATGAGCTTTACAGTGCTGGTTTTACGCATAAAGTACCCTATGAGTCTGAGATGGGTTGGCCAGACCAAATAGAAGCACAAGTCCATACTTTCGCTGCTAACAGTCGCGTCACTGGGATCGATAAGCTGTTAGAAAAGGGCTATGACATGGTTCGCAATGGTATGAATATTAACGCCCACTGTTTTACTACCCCACCCGGTGAGCAGCATACCAGTTACAACAAATTCGAGACAGATCAATCTTTTGAGCTAATAACCGAGCGTGACAAAGCCATTAATATTCTTGATAAGGATAACACCATCAAAGGTAGCGCTTCATTATTGGGGTTAGAAACAAAAGATAATGTCTATAAGAACAAACTATACGAATATGCAATGCAAAAACGTGATAAGTCACTATTTATGGGCAAGTTTAGACATATAAGCAAAACCTTGGTATCACGCCCAAGTAATCAGTTACACTTGCAGCATAAATTCAACAGCATGTTGATAAATGGTGATAAATCAAGCTTTAGAAGCCTGTGTGGTGACCAATATATTGCTTCTGTCGATATTGGAAAAGAGATGTATTATTACATTCGCGTTTTGAACGAAGAAGGCTTTAACTATAAGAAAAAAGACCTTGAAACAAAATTTGCTGCCAAATTTAAAGAATTAGTGAGCTCAAACTTCGACAGTAACAAAAAAGAAACCTTCTTGAATGACTTTGCTAACTTTAATTTAGAGATAAAATCTGTTTCAGCAGGAGCTGAATTCGCAGGGTCAGTTGTCTCACATAACTCTCTTCCCTCGTTTATTGAAAGCTTGAAAAAGTTCTCTGATGTAAATACAAGCTTTGACAATTACACCGCGATTGGCTTTACGACTAACAACTATCCAATTCCGAATGAGTTAACAAATAAACCTCTAAACGAGATATTTATGGATTACTCACCCATTGTTGAAAAAATTGCGACATGGTCAAATTTTAACGCACAGGTAGAAGATCGTTGCGACATCTACGGTCCACACTCAGATGGTATTACACAAGCTGGAAGAAAAATCAGTCGTGATGTTGGCTTGATCCGCATAGATAGGTATAAACGACCACAATACGATATCTGTAATGCGGTTCGCAGCAAAATAATTAAAGAGTATGGCCAGTGTTTAGCGCAACGTACATGGTCATCATGTATAGATGGACCAAAAGTTTCGAGCTGTAAAATTGGTAATACTAACTGCCATGAATACGCAATGGAAATACACCGCTGGGAACCTGTGGAAAAAACTGCAACCTTAAATGTAAAAAAACCTGCTTGTGGAGCGGTGCAAGACTGTGAGGAAACATTTTGGGTAGAAACCTGCCTACACCCTGACTATGTCTTAGATTACCGTGTAAATTTTGGTTATAACCCTAGTGGTGCATATGATCGTGTCGCTGAAGGTGTCTCTGTTGCAGAACACTACACTAAAAACGTGGGTCGCGTAAAAACCGACCTATTCTCTCAAAATGGACAACAATGTGCACGCTTGAGTGCTGTACTCGTTACCCTCTCTTGGTGGAGGAATACCGCAGAGTATATTGGTGATGTGACCATGCATGGTTTTAACTTTATACCTCGCGTACCTTACCAGTAACCTAAATACATGGGGCAAATCATAAATATTTGCCCTTTTTTCAGAGAGTAATATTATGCCTTCTTATGAAAACTGCATTTGGCAAAAAAACAATCAACCCTATCAATGCTATGTGCCCGATTTTCTTAAACACAAAGTCACACCTGTATCACCAACCCTACAATCGATACAGAAACGACTAAATGTCTACTCAATTGCGCCAGTTCACGCTAAGTTTTTTAGCCGTTATTTAGCTGGGAGCGT is a window encoding:
- a CDS encoding LamG-like jellyroll fold domain-containing protein, producing MFQQKKLNAIRISIDEYQGVRFKDLYVCFKKRAVFKSGVDIKLPELSFRLLTVLLEHAPMPLQNEQLLELVWKDTVTGEENVKQRVFMLRLALGQDENNCYITTQRGKGYYINTPLKWSKKPNAVSVTRFTWIVLTSCVLMAASSIAVYSIVNNKNTHITAQVFMDKQEVIRLTKNVDDLAFCLDGYDDYVEIADDDALDIALGDFSLTAWIRTEALGQRVIVDKRYENFSDTVQGYVLFVDEGRLGFQLADGNGGWYCEKPGASCTTYYAQKNIADGLWHHVGVVVDRDEPNGISFFIDGEQTCRHDPRAHRGTLENDMPLRIGSRSSYHTGLFQGAIGEVALHHRVLSSSDIAREFASGNQRYCYSIASKGGLRTAER